One segment of Shewanella piezotolerans WP3 DNA contains the following:
- a CDS encoding glycosyltransferase family 9 protein — protein sequence MKRILIVRVDKLGDFCHSLPAISLLKRSMPDAQIDVIVSPLIHSLACQFDCIDNLLIYKKDDPNLVELIKAKGYDAAIVMHSHKDMTKVIKAAGIPYRLGQRRKWFQYLYTHRAPLNRSACLKPEWRYCTDHIEYFLCQQYIPPADIKWRLWDVSEERAQWQQFYGKTANEKLIFIHPGSGGSEGSLSPAQFATMADVIAKESGVEVKFIVTFGPTEEPLAASVVELITADGHDALMAKPIKDIGEFSRSLVAADMMIAGSTGPLHVASLHNAITVGFYPHGSRDDKIRWQTLSDDYKRLSFSPPMGERTGEDLSLIDAKYVGSQAALKLKSLNPLSINI from the coding sequence ATGAAGCGGATATTGATTGTCAGAGTCGATAAGCTGGGTGATTTTTGTCATTCATTACCAGCAATATCATTGTTAAAACGTTCAATGCCCGACGCTCAGATCGATGTCATCGTTTCCCCCTTGATCCATTCATTGGCTTGTCAGTTCGACTGTATAGACAACCTACTTATTTATAAAAAAGATGATCCGAACCTCGTTGAGCTAATCAAAGCTAAAGGCTACGATGCAGCCATTGTGATGCATAGTCATAAAGATATGACCAAAGTCATTAAAGCCGCAGGCATTCCCTATCGACTAGGCCAGCGTAGAAAATGGTTCCAATACTTATATACCCATAGAGCGCCACTTAATCGCAGTGCATGTTTAAAACCTGAATGGCGCTACTGTACAGATCATATTGAGTACTTTTTATGCCAACAATATATTCCCCCAGCAGACATAAAATGGCGCTTATGGGATGTCAGCGAGGAGAGGGCTCAATGGCAACAGTTCTACGGTAAAACGGCTAATGAGAAGCTTATCTTTATTCATCCAGGTAGTGGTGGTTCTGAAGGTTCACTGTCTCCAGCGCAATTTGCCACCATGGCTGATGTTATCGCTAAAGAATCAGGTGTCGAAGTTAAATTTATCGTCACATTTGGGCCGACTGAAGAGCCTTTAGCTGCCAGTGTAGTCGAATTAATCACGGCTGATGGGCATGACGCACTCATGGCTAAACCGATAAAAGATATCGGCGAATTCTCTCGTTCGTTAGTCGCAGCAGATATGATGATTGCAGGCTCAACGGGTCCACTGCATGTGGCAAGTCTGCACAATGCCATTACGGTCGGTTTTTATCCTCACGGTTCAAGAGATGACAAAATCCGCTGGCAAACATTGAGCGATGACTACAAGCGATTGTCTTTTTCACCTCCTATGGGCGAGAGAACAGGCGAAGACCTTTCACTGATTGATGCTAAGTATGTTGGTAGCCAAGCAGCATTGAAGCTTAAGAGTCTAAACCCACTCAGTATAAACATTTGA
- the glpE gene encoding thiosulfate sulfurtransferase GlpE, translated as MSAFQHLSVNQLIHMQEATADLQIVDIRDAASFEAGHIDSSFNLSNENISHFIAQADMDQPLIVVCYHGISSQSAATYLNEQGFDNVYSLDGGYSAWHQANT; from the coding sequence ATGTCAGCGTTTCAACACTTAAGTGTAAATCAACTCATCCACATGCAAGAGGCCACAGCCGATTTGCAAATCGTCGACATAAGGGATGCAGCCAGCTTTGAGGCTGGACATATCGACAGCTCTTTTAACCTAAGTAATGAAAACATCAGCCATTTTATTGCCCAAGCCGACATGGATCAGCCTTTAATTGTTGTCTGCTATCACGGTATTAGTAGTCAAAGCGCTGCAACCTACCTAAATGAGCAAGGTTTTGATAATGTTTATAGCTTAGATGGCGGATATAGCGCTTGGCATCAAGCTAACACGTAA
- a CDS encoding 3-deoxy-D-manno-octulosonic acid kinase, producing MKFKKTATGSIAYCEHTSEHIETTWFSVDFWRAREAVTGSSKGRYTTWFVDASSEQENAQQWVLRHYYRGGLIEKISRDKYLFTGLTRTRAVAELALLETLYDQGFPVPKPIAANVERSGLNYRADLIIERVEGAEDLVARLSKTAMTTEQWQALGQCIARFHNHGVYHADLNAKNILIADEQFYLIDFDRGELRTAKADWQKANMDRLLRSFRKELAKLPTLCFSEENWQLLHAAYRTALIKK from the coding sequence ATGAAGTTTAAAAAAACAGCCACTGGCAGCATCGCTTATTGCGAACATACCTCTGAACATATCGAAACGACTTGGTTTAGTGTGGACTTCTGGCGTGCACGCGAAGCAGTAACAGGCTCATCTAAAGGCCGTTATACCACTTGGTTTGTCGATGCCAGTAGTGAACAAGAAAATGCTCAACAATGGGTATTACGTCACTATTATCGTGGCGGCTTAATAGAAAAGATCAGCCGTGATAAGTATCTATTTACAGGTTTAACACGTACCCGAGCAGTGGCCGAACTGGCGTTACTGGAAACCCTATATGATCAGGGCTTCCCCGTTCCCAAACCTATCGCTGCAAATGTCGAGCGAAGCGGCCTTAACTACCGCGCTGATTTAATTATCGAGCGAGTAGAAGGCGCCGAAGATCTCGTGGCAAGACTAAGTAAAACAGCAATGACTACCGAGCAATGGCAGGCTTTAGGTCAATGCATTGCCCGTTTCCATAATCACGGGGTGTACCACGCCGATCTTAACGCTAAAAACATCCTAATTGCGGATGAACAGTTCTACTTGATTGATTTCGATCGTGGCGAGTTAAGAACAGCAAAAGCTGACTGGCAAAAAGCCAATATGGATCGCTTACTTCGCTCATTTAGAAAAGAGTTAGCCAAACTGCCAACGCTTTGCTTTAGCGAGGAAAATTGGCAATTGTTGCACGCAGCATATCGTACAGCGCTCATCAAAAAATAA
- a CDS encoding glycosyltransferase family 9 protein: MVQSIQRRYPQLKITWVLGKIEYQLLKHLPGVEFVIFDKSQGWRSYINLKRALKGQLFDVLLHMQIALRATIASLAISAKVRIGFDRFRAKEGQWLVTNRRIEPQATPHVLDGFMGFAKAVGVTDTRLSWNIPVLAADTEFAESLIPSGSPILVICAAASKAERNWLPERYAAVADHAVACGYRVMLCGGPTTLEKKLAEAIQGFAQSELEDQVGKTSLLQLLALLKQASIVLAPDTGPAHMAVTQGTPVIGLYAHSNPRRTGPYLSQDSVVSVYDTIIREQKGDDVPWGVRAKGEQLMQQIEVVAVIEQFNRMMR; this comes from the coding sequence ATGGTGCAATCGATTCAACGACGTTATCCGCAGCTCAAAATTACTTGGGTATTAGGCAAAATTGAATATCAACTGTTAAAACACCTTCCTGGAGTGGAATTTGTGATTTTCGATAAGTCACAAGGCTGGCGCAGTTACATTAATTTAAAACGAGCGCTGAAAGGGCAGCTGTTTGATGTGTTACTGCATATGCAAATAGCGCTTAGAGCGACGATTGCATCCCTTGCTATATCAGCTAAGGTGCGTATTGGTTTTGATAGGTTTCGCGCCAAAGAGGGGCAATGGTTGGTGACTAACCGCCGCATAGAGCCACAAGCAACCCCCCATGTACTTGATGGTTTTATGGGGTTTGCTAAGGCCGTTGGCGTTACGGATACCCGCTTAAGTTGGAACATCCCGGTTCTTGCTGCTGATACAGAGTTTGCTGAAAGTTTGATCCCAAGCGGAAGTCCGATTTTGGTTATATGCGCTGCAGCAAGTAAAGCCGAGCGTAATTGGCTGCCAGAGCGATATGCCGCTGTGGCTGATCACGCTGTGGCCTGTGGCTATCGAGTGATGTTGTGTGGCGGACCGACAACATTGGAGAAAAAACTGGCCGAAGCTATACAAGGTTTTGCTCAGTCAGAGCTCGAGGATCAGGTTGGCAAAACATCATTGCTGCAACTGTTAGCACTGTTAAAGCAAGCCAGTATAGTGCTGGCTCCTGATACTGGCCCTGCACATATGGCTGTGACGCAAGGTACGCCAGTTATTGGTCTATATGCTCATTCAAACCCAAGGCGAACAGGGCCATATTTATCACAAGATAGTGTTGTGAGTGTTTACGACACCATTATTCGAGAGCAGAAAGGTGACGATGTGCCATGGGGCGTTAGAGCTAAAGGTGAGCAGCTAATGCAGCAGATTGAGGTTGTAGCAGTCATTGAGCAGTTTAACCGTATGATGCGCTAA
- a CDS encoding glycine C-acetyltransferase, whose protein sequence is MAKTSFYDQINQQLADVKAEGLYKSERVIVSPQQTAIEVNGDEVINFCANNYLGLANHPELIKAAQGGLDAHGFGMASVRFICGTQDIHKTLEASLSSFLGMEDTILYSSCFDANAGLFETLLSAEDAIVSDALNHASIIDGVRLCKAKRFRYANNDMADLETQLKAAKEAGARNILIATDGVFSMDGVIANLKGVCDLADKYDALVMVDDSHAVGFVGQEGRGTHEFCEVMDRVDIITGTLGKALGGASGGFTSAKKEVVDWLRQRSRPYLFSNSLAPSIVTASIHVLEMLKDGQELREAVWENSRYFREQMSAAGFTLGGADHAIIPVMIGDAKLAGDFANRLLAENIYVIGFSFPVVPKGQARIRTQMSAAHTKPQIDKAIEAFTRIAKEMGIIG, encoded by the coding sequence GTGGCAAAGACCTCATTCTACGACCAGATAAATCAACAGCTTGCCGATGTAAAAGCGGAAGGCCTGTATAAGAGCGAGCGCGTAATTGTTTCTCCTCAACAGACTGCAATTGAAGTCAATGGCGACGAAGTAATTAACTTTTGTGCCAATAACTACTTAGGTTTAGCAAATCACCCTGAGCTAATTAAGGCCGCACAAGGCGGGCTCGACGCACACGGTTTTGGTATGGCTTCAGTGCGATTCATCTGTGGCACACAAGATATCCACAAAACATTAGAGGCGAGTCTGAGCTCCTTCTTAGGCATGGAAGACACCATTCTTTACTCTTCATGCTTCGATGCCAATGCTGGCCTATTTGAAACTTTACTGAGTGCAGAAGATGCCATCGTCTCTGACGCATTAAACCACGCCTCCATTATTGACGGTGTACGTTTATGTAAAGCAAAGCGCTTCCGCTATGCCAACAATGATATGGCAGACCTTGAGACCCAACTAAAAGCGGCTAAAGAAGCTGGCGCACGTAATATTTTGATTGCTACTGACGGCGTATTCTCTATGGACGGCGTTATCGCCAACCTTAAAGGTGTGTGTGATCTTGCAGACAAGTACGACGCGCTAGTGATGGTCGATGACTCTCACGCAGTAGGCTTTGTAGGCCAAGAGGGACGTGGTACTCATGAATTCTGTGAGGTTATGGATCGCGTCGATATTATTACAGGCACATTAGGTAAGGCCCTTGGCGGTGCTTCCGGTGGATTCACTTCGGCGAAGAAAGAAGTGGTCGACTGGTTACGCCAGCGTTCACGCCCGTATCTTTTCTCTAACTCTTTGGCACCATCCATTGTAACGGCATCTATCCACGTATTAGAAATGCTTAAAGATGGCCAAGAGTTGCGTGAAGCAGTCTGGGAAAATAGCCGTTATTTCCGCGAGCAGATGTCAGCAGCAGGTTTCACCCTTGGCGGTGCTGATCATGCCATCATTCCAGTAATGATCGGCGATGCTAAACTGGCCGGTGACTTCGCCAACCGCCTACTAGCTGAGAATATCTATGTGATTGGTTTCTCCTTCCCAGTGGTACCGAAAGGTCAAGCGCGTATTCGAACGCAAATGTCTGCTGCGCATACCAAGCCGCAAATTGACAAAGCTATTGAAGCCTTTACCCGTATCGCGAAAGAGATGGGGATTATCGGCTAG
- a CDS encoding IS3-like element ISSpi4 family transposase (programmed frameshift) — protein MTKRTRRLFSAEFKLESAQLVLDQNYSIVEAAQAMNVGKSTMDKWVRQLREERQGKQPKASPISPEQIEIRELKKQLARLQEHNEIFKKSHSSVDVGLTEQFLIIEKLRQSYSIKTLCEVFSIHRSSYKYWRKRPITINADKVKLRSLVSEVHTASNGSAGARTVADMVSQQGISLSRYRATKLMKELGIVSCQVPKHRYRKATLEHIEIPNHLGRQFAVTAPNEVWVGDVTYVWAGNRWMYLAVVIDLFARKVIGWAMSLSPDSRLTGKALSMAYEGRGKPKGVMLHSDQGTHYTSRRYRQLLWRYQLKQSLSRRGNCWDNSPMERFFRSLKTEWIPPIGYRSFAEAQQEITRYIIGYYCQLRPHQYNGGLTPNESERLFWLNSKIVANIS, from the exons ATGACGAAACGTACAAGAAGACTTTTTAGCGCAGAATTCAAACTTGAATCAGCTCAATTAGTGCTAGATCAAAATTACTCAATTGTTGAAGCCGCTCAAGCTATGAACGTGGGTAAATCGACCATGGATAAGTGGGTTCGGCAATTAAGAGAAGAGCGACAAGGTAAGCAACCTAAAGCATCACCTATATCACCAGAACAAATTGAAATTCGAGAGTTAAAAAAGCAACTAGCTCGCCTCCAGGAGCACAACGAAATAT TTAAAAAAAGCCACAGCTCTGTTGATGTCGGACTCACTGAACAATTCTTAATAATTGAGAAACTCAGGCAGAGCTACAGCATAAAAACATTATGCGAAGTGTTCAGTATTCATCGTAGTAGTTACAAGTATTGGAGAAAACGGCCAATAACCATAAACGCAGATAAAGTAAAGCTTCGAAGTCTAGTTAGCGAAGTACATACTGCAAGTAACGGCTCGGCAGGAGCTAGGACGGTTGCAGATATGGTTAGCCAGCAAGGTATCTCGTTAAGCCGTTATCGCGCCACTAAGCTGATGAAGGAGCTTGGTATAGTGAGTTGTCAGGTACCTAAGCACAGATACCGAAAAGCGACACTAGAGCACATCGAAATCCCTAATCACCTAGGTCGACAATTCGCTGTCACCGCTCCGAATGAAGTTTGGGTTGGTGATGTCACCTACGTGTGGGCAGGTAACCGCTGGATGTACTTAGCGGTTGTGATTGATCTATTTGCTCGTAAAGTCATTGGCTGGGCTATGTCGTTATCACCTGATAGCCGTTTAACGGGCAAAGCGCTTTCGATGGCCTATGAAGGTCGTGGAAAACCTAAAGGTGTTATGCTCCATAGCGATCAAGGGACTCACTATACAAGCAGAAGATATCGACAACTATTATGGCGATATCAGCTCAAGCAAAGTTTATCTCGACGTGGGAACTGTTGGGATAATAGTCCAATGGAACGCTTTTTTAGGAGCCTTAAGACAGAATGGATACCACCAATAGGGTATCGTAGCTTTGCTGAAGCTCAGCAAGAAATTACACGATACATAATTGGATATTATTGTCAGCTTCGCCCGCACCAATATAACGGCGGACTGACACCTAATGAATCAGAACGATTGTTTTGGTTAAACTCTAAGATCGTGGCCAATATTAGTTGA
- the elbB gene encoding isoprenoid biosynthesis glyoxalase ElbB yields MKKVAVLLSGSGVFDGTELHESVLTLLEIARAGACYQCFAPDIPQLHVVNHLTGEADETDSRNVLVESARVARGDIKPVTDVVISEFDALIIPGGFGAAKNLCNFALAGADHVIDPSVKQFISQFTQASKPVGFICISPVMIPQCYEAGVKGTIGSDCDTAAAFELQGGSHQVTAVDDIVVDEVNKVVSTPAYMLADNIIEAHAGIEKLVRQVLLMAE; encoded by the coding sequence ATGAAAAAAGTCGCAGTTCTTTTAAGTGGTAGTGGCGTCTTCGATGGCACGGAGCTACATGAGTCTGTTTTAACTTTGTTAGAGATTGCCCGTGCAGGTGCATGTTACCAGTGCTTCGCACCTGATATCCCACAGTTACATGTGGTTAATCATCTCACTGGGGAGGCGGATGAAACCGATAGTCGTAATGTATTGGTCGAGTCAGCCAGAGTTGCTCGTGGTGATATTAAGCCGGTGACAGATGTAGTTATTAGCGAATTTGATGCATTGATTATCCCTGGTGGCTTTGGTGCAGCGAAGAATCTTTGTAATTTTGCTTTGGCGGGGGCGGATCATGTTATCGACCCGAGTGTTAAACAGTTCATTAGCCAATTTACCCAAGCGAGTAAGCCTGTTGGCTTTATTTGCATATCACCTGTGATGATCCCGCAATGTTATGAGGCAGGCGTAAAAGGCACTATTGGCTCAGACTGTGATACTGCAGCGGCATTTGAGCTGCAAGGGGGCAGCCATCAAGTTACTGCCGTAGACGATATTGTGGTTGATGAGGTCAATAAAGTGGTGAGCACCCCAGCTTATATGCTCGCTGATAATATTATTGAAGCCCATGCAGGTATTGAGAAGTTGGTTAGGCAAGTGTTATTAATGGCTGAGTAA
- the tdh gene encoding L-threonine 3-dehydrogenase, with product MKALSKLKPEEGIWMVDAPKPEMGHNDLLIKIRKTAICGTDVHIYNWDEWSQNTIPVPMVVGHEYVGEVVDMGQEVRGFTIGDRVSGEGHITCGHCRNCRGGRTHLCRNTSGVGVNREGAFAEYLVIPAFNAFKIPNDISDDLAAIFDPFGNAVHTALSFDLVGEDVLITGAGPIGIMAAAVCRHVGARHVVITDVNEYRLELAEKMGATRAVNVAKESLEDVMNELGMTEGFDVGLEMSGVPAAFHSMLDTMNHGGKVAMLGIPGGEMAIDWSKVIFKGLIIKGIYGREMFETWYKMASLIQSGLDISPIITHHYKIDDFQQGFDAMRSGQSGKVILNWD from the coding sequence ATGAAAGCGCTTAGCAAACTAAAGCCTGAAGAAGGCATCTGGATGGTTGACGCCCCGAAACCTGAAATGGGCCACAACGATCTGCTGATTAAGATCCGTAAAACCGCCATCTGTGGCACCGATGTGCATATCTACAACTGGGACGAATGGTCGCAAAACACCATTCCAGTACCTATGGTCGTTGGCCATGAGTATGTGGGTGAAGTTGTCGATATGGGGCAAGAGGTTCGCGGCTTTACTATTGGTGACCGAGTATCTGGCGAAGGGCATATTACCTGTGGTCATTGCCGTAACTGTCGTGGTGGTCGTACTCATTTATGCCGTAACACATCTGGTGTTGGGGTTAACCGTGAAGGTGCATTCGCTGAATATTTAGTGATCCCAGCCTTTAACGCTTTTAAGATCCCAAATGATATCTCTGATGATTTAGCTGCTATTTTTGACCCATTTGGCAATGCTGTTCATACCGCATTATCATTTGATCTTGTCGGTGAAGATGTTCTGATTACCGGTGCAGGTCCGATTGGCATTATGGCTGCAGCAGTTTGTCGTCATGTAGGTGCGCGTCATGTGGTGATAACAGACGTAAACGAATACCGTCTCGAGCTGGCAGAAAAAATGGGCGCCACCCGTGCGGTCAACGTTGCCAAGGAAAGCTTGGAAGATGTCATGAACGAACTTGGCATGACTGAAGGCTTCGATGTAGGTCTTGAGATGTCAGGTGTACCGGCAGCCTTCCACTCAATGCTCGATACCATGAACCACGGTGGTAAAGTCGCTATGCTAGGTATTCCTGGTGGCGAAATGGCCATTGACTGGAGTAAAGTTATCTTTAAAGGGTTAATCATCAAAGGTATTTATGGCCGTGAGATGTTTGAGACTTGGTACAAGATGGCGAGCTTGATCCAATCAGGTTTAGATATTTCACCTATTATCACTCATCACTACAAGATAGATGACTTCCAACAAGGTTTTGATGCTATGCGATCAGGACAATCTGGAAAAGTGATCCTAAACTGGGATTAA
- the waaA gene encoding lipid IV(A) 3-deoxy-D-manno-octulosonic acid transferase, with amino-acid sequence MNRSLYSALLYLISPLLMVYLFVRGFKSPDYRLRWNERFGIKRLEQTDLLLHCVSMGETLAAIPLIKKIQAAYPDLSITVTTTSPTGSREVVRAFSEQVQHCYLPFDLAWCSKHFINQVAPKYCIIMETELWPNLIHYLKHSGAKVLLANARLSQKSADGYQKRLDLNLPMLQSLDAIAAQSKQAAARFIDLGVATDNITVCGSLKFDLNIEQTRIDAAQMMRESWNALQRPIWVAGSVHPGEFDSMILAHQRVLQQYPTALMVLVPRHPEQFDAAVAVVKAAGMQVARRSINDEVTAQTQVVVGDTMGELLTLYAAADQAFVGGTLIENGGHNPLEPAAVGLPVSVGPHHWDFNEITELLQREGALQVVDSSDALAQVLISMFNDKHAYQAASEAGKQVMLQNRGALDKQFALVSSMLKVKPSEKS; translated from the coding sequence ATGAATCGTAGCCTCTATTCCGCTTTGCTTTATCTTATCTCGCCATTGCTGATGGTTTATTTATTTGTACGTGGTTTTAAGAGCCCTGATTATCGTCTTAGATGGAATGAACGCTTTGGTATTAAACGATTAGAGCAAACTGATCTGTTACTGCATTGTGTTTCTATGGGGGAAACCTTAGCTGCTATTCCACTGATAAAAAAAATTCAAGCAGCCTACCCGGATCTATCTATCACAGTCACTACTACCAGCCCTACGGGATCGAGAGAAGTAGTTCGAGCATTTTCAGAGCAAGTACAGCACTGCTACCTGCCATTCGATCTAGCTTGGTGCAGTAAACACTTTATCAATCAAGTTGCACCTAAATATTGCATCATTATGGAAACTGAGCTGTGGCCTAACCTAATTCACTATCTTAAGCACAGTGGCGCCAAAGTGTTGTTAGCGAATGCTAGATTGTCGCAGAAATCAGCTGATGGTTATCAGAAACGCCTAGATTTGAACCTACCGATGCTACAAAGCTTAGATGCAATAGCTGCTCAGTCGAAACAAGCTGCGGCTCGCTTTATCGACCTTGGTGTTGCGACCGATAACATAACGGTATGCGGTAGCTTGAAATTTGATCTCAATATTGAGCAGACACGCATCGATGCTGCTCAGATGATGCGAGAAAGCTGGAATGCACTGCAACGTCCTATCTGGGTGGCAGGCTCGGTGCATCCTGGTGAGTTCGACTCTATGATCCTGGCTCATCAACGGGTGCTACAACAGTATCCAACAGCGTTAATGGTACTCGTACCACGTCACCCTGAGCAGTTTGATGCAGCGGTGGCTGTGGTCAAAGCGGCGGGAATGCAGGTGGCTAGGCGCAGTATAAATGATGAGGTCACTGCGCAAACTCAAGTTGTCGTTGGCGATACGATGGGCGAGCTGCTCACGCTATATGCAGCAGCAGATCAAGCATTTGTTGGTGGCACCTTGATCGAAAATGGTGGCCATAATCCATTAGAGCCCGCAGCTGTGGGGTTACCAGTATCTGTTGGACCACATCATTGGGATTTTAATGAGATCACTGAATTATTGCAGCGAGAGGGAGCATTGCAGGTCGTTGACTCTAGCGATGCGTTAGCTCAGGTTCTCATTTCAATGTTTAATGACAAGCACGCCTATCAGGCGGCAAGTGAAGCGGGTAAGCAAGTTATGTTGCAAAATCGAGGTGCATTAGATAAGCAGTTTGCTCTGGTGAGTTCAATGTTGAAAGTGAAACCTAGCGAGAAGAGCTAA
- a CDS encoding TetR/AcrR family transcriptional regulator has product MKTRDKIVQASLELFNQHGERTITTNHIAAHLNISPGNLYYHFRNKEDIIRSIFSLYEQHLESGFQPYVDKEVDVDLLVGYFDAMFYTLWQFRFMYANLADILSRDEALKNRYLQAQQDVLARSSSVLIKLTEDGFLNVEEGDIAPLADTIKMLVSFWISYKLTQTQSCIGSITKESLYEGLLRVIMIFKAYSTPESAATFERLEEYYTSMASGAETAA; this is encoded by the coding sequence ATGAAGACCCGTGACAAAATCGTACAAGCCAGCTTAGAACTATTTAACCAGCATGGCGAAAGAACAATCACAACCAATCATATTGCCGCTCACCTAAATATTAGCCCAGGGAACCTCTATTATCATTTCCGTAATAAAGAAGACATCATTCGCTCTATTTTTAGTCTCTATGAGCAACATTTAGAATCTGGCTTCCAACCTTATGTCGACAAAGAGGTCGATGTCGATCTTCTAGTCGGTTACTTTGACGCCATGTTTTACACCCTGTGGCAATTTCGCTTTATGTACGCCAATCTGGCAGATATTCTCAGCCGAGATGAAGCATTAAAAAATCGATACCTACAAGCCCAACAGGACGTACTAGCACGCTCAAGTAGCGTACTTATCAAGCTAACAGAAGATGGTTTTTTAAACGTTGAAGAAGGTGATATTGCGCCGCTAGCAGATACGATAAAAATGTTGGTGAGCTTTTGGATAAGCTATAAATTGACTCAAACGCAGTCTTGTATTGGTTCAATCACTAAAGAGTCACTCTATGAGGGATTACTACGAGTGATTATGATATTTAAAGCTTACTCAACCCCAGAGTCTGCTGCCACCTTTGAAAGGCTAGAAGAGTATTATACCTCAATGGCCAGTGGCGCTGAAACCGCAGCTTAG
- the glpG gene encoding rhomboid family intramembrane serine protease GlpG — MIEIGSLPNGRAAQALIDYLKGQNITCSIMPAEQGVMLVLHDETQRSQVQQEYHAFLSNPYDQKYLAASWENGSTQTQLDYGNPALQLVTQFITGAGPLTLLVFFSCLVIYAAMNLGFANPIFESLSFFGATSPVSLNEFWRLFTPSLIHFSAMHIIFNLLWWWYLGGKIENKIGFKPLFILLLVGGTLPNILQYFMAGPNFGGLSGVVYAVVGYTWIMGVKRPESGIGLPPAYIGFMLLWLVFGFTDMFGLSIANGAHLGGLLVGVLQGFIDSRKKST; from the coding sequence ATGATTGAGATAGGCAGCTTACCCAATGGCAGAGCAGCGCAAGCCCTCATCGACTATCTTAAAGGGCAGAACATCACCTGTAGCATTATGCCCGCCGAACAAGGAGTGATGCTGGTACTGCACGATGAAACTCAACGGTCTCAAGTTCAACAAGAGTATCATGCGTTTCTTAGCAACCCTTATGACCAGAAGTATCTCGCTGCGTCATGGGAAAATGGTAGCACCCAGACCCAACTAGACTACGGCAATCCTGCTCTGCAGTTAGTCACCCAATTTATCACTGGCGCTGGCCCACTCACTTTGCTGGTATTTTTCAGTTGTTTAGTCATATATGCGGCCATGAATCTCGGCTTTGCCAACCCCATTTTTGAAAGTTTATCCTTCTTTGGCGCCACCTCACCCGTCTCACTCAATGAATTTTGGCGACTATTCACCCCAAGCCTTATCCATTTTTCAGCGATGCACATCATCTTCAACTTATTATGGTGGTGGTATTTAGGCGGTAAGATTGAGAATAAAATAGGCTTTAAACCGCTCTTTATACTGCTTTTAGTAGGCGGTACATTACCGAATATATTGCAATACTTTATGGCTGGCCCCAATTTCGGTGGGCTATCAGGAGTGGTATACGCCGTAGTCGGCTACACCTGGATTATGGGAGTTAAGCGTCCAGAATCAGGTATTGGGCTACCACCTGCTTACATCGGTTTTATGCTGCTATGGCTCGTCTTTGGCTTTACCGATATGTTCGGTCTTTCTATTGCTAATGGTGCACACCTCGGCGGGTTGCTGGTCGGTGTATTACAAGGTTTTATTGATAGTCGAAAAAAGTCTACTTAA